The following nucleotide sequence is from Peribacillus sp. ACCC06369.
GCTCCGAATTTGCCTGTCAGACCTGCACCTTCCACAGCATCATGGATGATTCGGTGTGCCTGTTGACGTGTAATCGGCTTTTTTGTCTTAGGGGAAAGAAATAAAAATTGACCTTCGATAACCTTCGAGCCTTTAAGGTGTTCTTGTAAGGCGGTACGGACTTTCAGGTTCAAATAAATTTGGTTGACCTCATCATTTTCCATCCGTTGCTCATAAAATTCCTTGATTTTTCCAGTTTCATCAAGAACGTTGGCGACGGTTATTTCGAGCATTTCATTTATCTTCATACCTGTATTGATGCCGAGTACAAACAATAAATAATCCCGACTGGAGTGAGCTCGTAAATAGGTTTTTATTTTGCTGATTTGATTGATATCCTTAAAGGCTTCTACATATTCCATAAATCTTCTCCTCTTACCAATGTAACATAATTATACTATATCACAACTTATGTAACATTGCATGCGTTTAGTCCTGCAGGAATGATCCTTCTTCAAAAAAGCAACGCATACTGTCGAACGTAAAAACCCTTTTCCTTATTCTCTACTCAAACGAGGTAAAATATATCAGTGAAGTTATTTAACTTTAAAACGTGGAGATTGCTGCTTGCACCCTGGGAACATAAGGCTGGATAGATAAAAAAAAGAAACCCCAAGTTGGGATTCCTTCATCTTTTTAGTATACGGCTTTTTGTAATTTGTGAATGACCTCAAGTGAAAGCCCGGTTCCGATGGCGACTGATTCAAGCGGATTATCTGCAAGTTTGACTGGGACGACAATTTCATTCGTCAGCCATTCTTGTATCCCGTTGAGAAGTGCACCCCCGCCGGATAAGATGACACCTTGATCGACGATATCCCCGCTCAATTCAGGTGGACAGTCTTCCAAAGTGGCCCTGATTGCTTCCAATATATGAAGAAGCGATTCCTGGATGGCTTCCTGGACATCAGTGGATGATATTGTAATCGGCTTTGGAAGACCCGTTACAAGATCGCGGCCCCTGACTTCCATGGTGATCACGGGATGTTCAACTAGTGCGTAGCCGATTTCTTTTTTTATTTCCTCGGCTGTTCTTTCCCCGATCAGCACATTATGTTTTTTTCTAACATATTGGCTGATATCTTCATCCAATTGATCTCCGCCAATTCTTATTGAATTGCAAGAAACTACGCCGCCGTAAGATATGATCGCGACCTCAGTCGTGCCCCCGCCGATATCAACGATGACATTTGCAACCGGCTCTTCGACAGGCAGGCCTGCACCTATTGCTGCTGCTACTGGTTCCTCGATAAGGTGGACCTGTTTGGCTCCGCAGCTTTTGACTGCATCCTGAATGGCCCTTCTCTCAACTGATGTGGAACCTGATGGTGTACAGACCACCACACTAGGTTTTCGAATCGAAAAGCCTAGGGCCTTACTTGCTTTTTTCATGATTTCCCGAAGCATTTGCGCCGTTACTTCAAAATCCGCAATGACACCGTCCTTAAGCGGACGGATTGCCACGATATTTCCAGGTGTTTTCCCGATCATGTTTTTTGCATCCACACCAACTGCCAATACTTTATTAGTCTCTATATCAATGGCCACCACTGATGGCTCATTAAATACGATTCCTTTATTTTTACTGTAAACTAGCGTATTTGCAGTTCCTAAGTCAATGCCTATTTCTGTATTTGATAACATTTAGTCACCCCTCCATAAGAGTTTGACCCCTATATACTCATTCTACCTTTTGTAGCGAGTTTGTGGGGGTGGGAAATCTAGTAAATAGTGGAAGTGCATTGCTGTTTCTTTTAATGGAGCGAATATATCATGAAATATAAAAATGCACTGACGATGGCGAGCACGCCAAGAACGTGAAGTGTTGTGACCAATTCATCCTGACATCAATGGCTACTGGCACCAACATTCTGCCTATTGTAAACAGTAAGCTTGATGCCGCGAAATATTGTCCCAGCATAAGCTTGGATGCGAATCCTTGCTGAATGCCTGCTTTAAAAGCTCCGCCATTGAAACAGTACAATGGCAATGAATAATCTTTAAACCCATTGTGACGATCCAAATAAAATGAAGGAAAGGCAGTAGGTAATCGAGGAGTCGATGAATACACTTCGTTCTTTATAGGCGGACGATCATTTTGGTACTGAAATGGTAAAGAGTATGACGAATACTCCTCGCTTCAACGAAAACAAGTATGTAAGGAAACTTTGAATCAGCTTATTTTATGTTAAGATATAGATGAAAATTCGCTTAGGTAAAGAAGGTAATTTTGTGAGTGCAAATTTAATCGAGAGTAAGAGTTTTAGAGTCATTTTTACATCTTTTTTGGCTTTCCTGGGTGGATATGCGTTTGATTGCCTTGGAATATACTTACCATGGATGCTGGGACCATTATTCGTGGTGATGATTGCGAAAGTGAAGTTAGGGAAGTACATGTTATGGTCTAAAACCTTTAGAAGCACAGGATTGGTCATTCTTGGTTTACAACTGGGCAGTTCATTCACTAAACAATCGTTAAATGAGATGATTGAATATTTGCCGGTTATGCTTTTTACGACAATCGCAATCATTTTATTTACAGTTTTGACTGGCTGGTTTGTCGGAAAACGGATGGACCTATCTCTGAGCACATCCATGCTTGGCAGTTTTCCGGGAGGCCTTTCCCAGATGGTGGTCTTAAGTGAGGAGATGAAGGATAGTGATGAAACCGTTGTAGGTTTCATGCAAACACTTCGTGTCATCCTGGTGATCTCCATTGTTCCTTGGCTTGTGACCCATGTAATGTCAGTTGAACCAGGTGCTGTGATGGCTATATCGGAGCGGCCGTTTTTCTTATTTGAATATGATGGGGTATTAGCCATCATGATGTTGGCAACCTTGCTAATACTCATCATAATCACAAAGAAAGCGAATTTCCCGCTGCCTTTTTTACTAGGACCTCTCATGGCCGCAGCCTTATTTAATCTAGTAGGCCCAGGTGCCCCGCAAATTCCTGACTTTTGGTTGAACTTGTCACAATTGTTGATTGGCGCCCATTTAGGGTACACACTGAAGGTTGATAACCCCCGACTCTTCAGAAAGATGTTCGGGGCAGTATTCGTAAGTAACATCCTGTTAATTGGATTTTGCTATTTTCTTTCCATTCAGTTTGCTCCTGTCCTATCCTTGCAGGCAAACGAATTATTTTTGAGCATGGCGCCAGGCGGCGTCGCCGAAATGGCAGTCACAGCCATGTCTGTGCATGTGGATTTATCCGTTGTCACAAGCTTTCATTTATTCAGGATCTTATTCATCTTATTTTTTTTATCGCCCATCATAAAATGGCTCGGTGGAAGAAGCCGATGGAAACAGGAACAAGGACAAAGCTGACAGGCTTTGTCCTTTTTTTGATAAATGTCCAAATTTCGAAACTTACGAGTAAAAGCGTGAAACTTACGAGTAAAAGCGTGAAACTCACGAGTAAAGCACCGAAACTCACGAGTAAAAGCGTGAAACTCACGAATAAAGCACCAAAACTACGAATAAAAGCGTGAAACTCACGAGTAAAAGCGTGAAACTCACGAGTAAAGCGTGAACTCACGAGTAAAAGCGTGAAACTCACGAGTAAAGCACCAAAACTCACGAGTAAAGCATCGAAACTTACGAGTAAAAGCGTGGAACTCACGAGTAAAGCACCGAAACTCACGAGTAAAGCGTGAACTCACGAGTAAAAGCGTGAAACTCACGAGTAAAGCACCAAAACTCACGAGTAAAGCACCGAAACTCACGAGTAAAAGCGTGAAACTCACGAGTAAAGGCGTGAAACTCACGAGTAAAGCACCAAAATTCACGAGTAAAGCACCGAAACTCACGAGTAAAAGCGTGAAACTCACGAGTAAAAGCGTGGAACTCACGAGTAAAAGCGTGGAACTCACGAGTAAAGCACCGAAACTCACGAGTAAAAGCGTGAAACTCACGAGTAAAGCACCAAAACTCACGAGTAAAGCACCAAAACTCACGAGTAAAGCACCGAAACTCACGAGTAAAAGCGTGAACTCACGAGTAAAAGCGTGGAACTCACGAGTAAAAGCGTGGAACTCACGAGTAAAAGCGTGAAACTCACGAGTAAAAGCGTGGAACTCACGAGTAAAGCACCGAAACTCACGAGTAAAAGCGTGAAACTCACGAGTAAAGCACCGAAACTCACGAGTAAAAGCGTGAAACTCACGAGTAAAGCGCCGAAACTCACGAGTAAAGACCGAAACTCACGAGTAAAGGCGTGAAACTCACGAGTAAAGCACCAAAATTCACGAGTAAAAGCGTGAAACTCACGAGTAAAAGCGTGAAACTCACGAGTAAAGCACCAAAACTCACGAGTAAAGCATCGAAACTTACGAGTAAAAGCACCAAAACTCACGGGTAAAAGCACCAAACCCCAAGTGAAATTACATTCCCGGCGGAAATTTTACCCGACCTGTTGATATATGCTTTTAATTCCGCCCTTGGCA
It contains:
- a CDS encoding tyrosine-type recombinase/integrase encodes the protein MEYVEAFKDINQISKIKTYLRAHSSRDYLLFVLGINTGMKINEMLEITVANVLDETGKIKEFYEQRMENDEVNQIYLNLKVRTALQEHLKGSKVIEGQFLFLSPKTKKPITRQQAHRIIHDAVEGAGLTGKFGASSMRKTFGYHAYKQGVSLALIQKHYHHSSPSETLKYIGISKEKKFKTNIDVNL
- the mreBH gene encoding rod-share determining protein MreBH, whose protein sequence is MLSNTEIGIDLGTANTLVYSKNKGIVFNEPSVVAIDIETNKVLAVGVDAKNMIGKTPGNIVAIRPLKDGVIADFEVTAQMLREIMKKASKALGFSIRKPSVVVCTPSGSTSVERRAIQDAVKSCGAKQVHLIEEPVAAAIGAGLPVEEPVANVIVDIGGGTTEVAIISYGGVVSCNSIRIGGDQLDEDISQYVRKKHNVLIGERTAEEIKKEIGYALVEHPVITMEVRGRDLVTGLPKPITISSTDVQEAIQESLLHILEAIRATLEDCPPELSGDIVDQGVILSGGGALLNGIQEWLTNEIVVPVKLADNPLESVAIGTGLSLEVIHKLQKAVY
- a CDS encoding AbrB family transcriptional regulator, encoding MKIRLGKEGNFVSANLIESKSFRVIFTSFLAFLGGYAFDCLGIYLPWMLGPLFVVMIAKVKLGKYMLWSKTFRSTGLVILGLQLGSSFTKQSLNEMIEYLPVMLFTTIAIILFTVLTGWFVGKRMDLSLSTSMLGSFPGGLSQMVVLSEEMKDSDETVVGFMQTLRVILVISIVPWLVTHVMSVEPGAVMAISERPFFLFEYDGVLAIMMLATLLILIIITKKANFPLPFLLGPLMAAALFNLVGPGAPQIPDFWLNLSQLLIGAHLGYTLKVDNPRLFRKMFGAVFVSNILLIGFCYFLSIQFAPVLSLQANELFLSMAPGGVAEMAVTAMSVHVDLSVVTSFHLFRILFILFFLSPIIKWLGGRSRWKQEQGQS